In Planctomycetota bacterium, the sequence CTTGGGTGCGAGGACTTCCGGAGGGAAGAACATCACTTCGACACGGCGGTTCTTGGCGCGGCTCTCGGGGCTGGTGTTGGGGAGGCGTGGACGGTACATGCTGAACGCTCGGAGGTACATGCGGTTCTCGGCGATGCCGGCCTGTGCGAGGATGCGAAGGACGGCACGGGCCCGGAGGGCCGACAGGCCCCAGTTGTCGCCGAACTTCGCGACGGTTTCGGGTTTGGCGACGCGGACGTCGTCGGTGTGCCCGTCAATCTGGATGGCTTCGTTGCTGGCCTTGAACTGGTTCGCCACGTCCTGGAGGAGCTTCTTGCCTGCGTCGGAGACGTCGGCGCTGCCCAGGGCGAAGAGGAGCTCATCCTTGATGATGAGCGTGCCGTCCACCACCTCCGCGCCGGGGTTCAGCCTCTGGATCTCGTCCAGCTTCTTCATCAGGCGCTCGTAGTCCTCCCGAGCCTTCTGGGCGAGGGCGCCGGCGTCCTTGTACTTGTCGACGTACAGCGCGATCAGCTGGTCCTTGGCCTTGAGCTGGTCGCGCAGGGCGTCGATGCGAGTGTTGGCGTCGGCGAGCTGGCTATCCTTGGCGGCGAGCTCGCGCACGGCCTCGTCGTACTTGCGCTTGAGCGTGATGTACTTCTTCCAGGGCACGACACAGCCCGGTGTTGCCATCACGAGCGCCAGCAGCGCCGCCACAGTCATCCTGCACACAGTGCCCTTCCTCATGACGTACTCTGCCTCCTTCACGGGGACGTGGTTTGGGAGCGACATCGGATGCCGATGCCCGCGGGCATCGGCCAACGGGGAGATCATTCGCGGCCGAAACACTACGGGGCGACGCCGGGGGGCGTCACGCCGAGAAGATCCCAGAAGAACTGCATCACGCTCTTGAGGAACTCCCAGTCGGGCACCTTCGAGCTGGCGACGCAGTAGAAGAAGAGCGCCCCCGGCACCACGAGCACGAAGGCCGCAATGGCGCTCATCACCGTGTACAAGGCAGACGGCTGCTCGCGGATGAAGAGGGCCTCGCCGGTGCCCATGGCCGAAGCAGGGGTGGCGCGGCCTGTGCCCGAGGCAGCGTCGGGCTGGAGCTCGTCGAGGGCGGGCTGAGGCCCCGCCCCCTCGAAGGGCGCGGTGGCCTCTTCGGTGTCGGTCCCCAGCTCGCCGGGCTCGAGCGAAACTTCCTCGGTCACCACGTCCTCGGTGCCGGCGGAGTCGTCATACTGATCAAGGCCGAGGACCATCGTGGGCACCTCGGTGTCGCCCGTTGGGCTGGCGGTCGGAGCGTCGCCGAGGTCAAGCGTGGGCACGGCGGTGTCGCCGGTGGCCGTGTCGGGCGCGGTGAGCTCAATCGTGGGGACCTTGGTGGAGGGTTCCCTGGGAGCGGCCGGAACGCCCGGCTCGAGCGAAAGCTCGACGTCGCCGCCCGCCGGAGGTCCAAAGCCGCCGCCCACCAGGGTCTCCGACGTGTCGTCGAAGTCGAACGGCTCGTCTGCAAGCAGATCGGCGCCACGGTCGGTGGAGGGGACGACCTGGGGCACCGCCGTGTCGTCGCCCGCCTTGCTGGGGACGACCACGGGGCCTTCGATGCCGCGCTGCTTGCGCACGGTCTCGATGTCGCCGCGTCGGAACTTCAGCATGTTGCCGTCGCGGAACGCGCGGAGTTTGCCCTGGGCCACGAGGGTGCGCAACTCGGCTTCCTGCATCCCCAGAGCCCGAAGGGCGTCCTCGAACGACAGATACTCGTCAGCCATCTCGGCTCACCTAACTGGTTAGGACAGGGCCATTCAAACAGGCGCAGACGGCGCAAGCTCACTCGCCTACGCGCTTATACTCTTCCTCTGTGCTGCCGGGGCCAAGGGGGCGCAGGCCGCTCAAGGTGCGGACGCCTCGCAGCGCGTACTCGCGCTTGGTGGCAAGCAACAGGTCCCAGCGATAGAGGCGGCCGGCCAGGAACTCGAAGGCACCGGTACGCATGTCCTGGGACTTGCCCGGCCCCGGCTCGTGGAAGCCGTAGACCAGGATAACCTCGCGGCTCGTGTCTATGAGGTAGAGAACGCTGCCCTCCGGATGAGCGGCGGCAAGAGCGATCATCTTCCCCGCCTGCCCCTCGCTCACCTGAGCTTCGGCGGCGGGCTGCCGAACCAAGAGCAATGCGACCAGGAGGGCGCCGATGGCACCCAGAAGGGCGCTGCTCAACCACAACTGCTTGCCCACGAGCAGCATCTCCGCCCCACGGACAGCCGTTCCATCCACGCGCTATCATTATAGTTGGGACGCCTTGGGTTGCAAGTGTTTTTTCGCAAAAATGGGCACTGACCTGGCAACTTTGGGCGTCTGAGGCCGTTGGGCTGAATGCGGCTGTGAGGCGAGAGCGGCGCCGTCTGGCGGCCGCAGTCAGGGTGCTGCACGCATGTGGGTCAGCCGTTTGGGCTCTTCGGGGTTCGGCGATCTTGCCTCGACTGGCCGGCGCAGGGGGTTGGCACGCTGTCCCATTGCGGACCTGGTGGTTCCTGGGGAGGGCTCCGCCGAATGCCTGGCTGGCGCAGCCTGTCCATGCTGTATCAACCCTGTGAGGAGGGAAGTGATACAGCATGGGCAGAAAGGCGAGGATTGGCGGTTCTCGCGGTTCCAGCCATTCCCGCTCATCTGCGGGGTGAGCAAGTATGGGGCGGGAGCAGCCGGAGGACGTAAGGGATTGCGGTATAGAGGGTTATAGGGAAACCTCGCCGGCGCCGCAGCCTCCGTCCCACGCTCTCCGGCGACTGCCACGTCAGGCGCGCCAAACCCTGATGAGCCGCGGTTTGAGACCCGCCCGCGGGTGGACAGCGAGATCCGGCGTTCGGTCGTCCGCGCTCAGTAGGGCTTGCATTTTGCCGGCGTTCGGAGATAATGCCGTCGGTTGGCGAGGATGAGGCGAGTTACCCACAATGCCATTGCACCGCACTGACGAACGCGGCGAGGGATTGGGCATAGCCTTTGTTCAACAGGTTATCCACAACGCGTCTACAGCGTGCTGGAACATCCTCCATTACCAATTGATGGGAAATGACTTACGGCGAATGCGCCCGTTATCGGTCGTTCGCCCTGCCTGTTTTTCCTGTGTATTCACAGCCGATGTGGCCATGCTCAGTTTGCAGCG encodes:
- a CDS encoding OmpA family protein, which gives rise to MRKGTVCRMTVAALLALVMATPGCVVPWKKYITLKRKYDEAVRELAAKDSQLADANTRIDALRDQLKAKDQLIALYVDKYKDAGALAQKAREDYERLMKKLDEIQRLNPGAEVVDGTLIIKDELLFALGSADVSDAGKKLLQDVANQFKASNEAIQIDGHTDDVRVAKPETVAKFGDNWGLSALRARAVLRILAQAGIAENRMYLRAFSMYRPRLPNTSPESRAKNRRVEVMFFPPEVLAPKQEEPKATPAPKAETAPAPAPAPAPAPAPAPETK
- a CDS encoding helix-turn-helix domain-containing protein, which translates into the protein MADEYLSFEDALRALGMQEAELRTLVAQGKLRAFRDGNMLKFRRGDIETVRKQRGIEGPVVVPSKAGDDTAVPQVVPSTDRGADLLADEPFDFDDTSETLVGGGFGPPAGGDVELSLEPGVPAAPREPSTKVPTIELTAPDTATGDTAVPTLDLGDAPTASPTGDTEVPTMVLGLDQYDDSAGTEDVVTEEVSLEPGELGTDTEEATAPFEGAGPQPALDELQPDAASGTGRATPASAMGTGEALFIREQPSALYTVMSAIAAFVLVVPGALFFYCVASSKVPDWEFLKSVMQFFWDLLGVTPPGVAP